A window from Flavobacterium sp. 83 encodes these proteins:
- a CDS encoding TonB-dependent receptor: MKKFALLLFLLNVTILFAQKEISGVVKDNAGAALPGVNIIEKGTNNGVSTDIDGAYKIKVKEGATLVFSYVGFNKVEKAATSATINVVLAEEGGQNLQEVVVTGTRTAPRSNTTTALPIDVLSSKDLTSTGQATFDKALQYKIPSFNTVQTPVNDATSLLDPYEIRNMGPSRTLILINGKRKNLSSLLYVQTSPGRGETGADISAIPTDAIERVEILRDGASAQYGSDAIAGVMNIILKKNTNGGSVTVRSGITSEGDGEMIGVSLNNGSTVGDKGFVNYTVDFSKVNLSNRPGKVDAAGDAGDFGASLSDVQAFLAKKPDAGNINGSPETAAAKFLVNGGSELSETSQIYYNAAYVYKKVNSFANYRTPYWRTLSDYPFLKDFFGNGTPTSYLGYVPTFTGDLNDYNGTLGYKSTKNDWNTDASITVGGNTQTYTVENSFNRSGIQDADGNNVYLENSPIAFKPGGTSFNHIVGNLDISKVLSEKVSIGFGSEIRTETFEVTEGDKASWDGIGADSFAGNRPENSGKWNRYNLGAYFDVAYDVTKDFLVNGTVRYEDYSDFGGATVWKLSSRYKFADDKITIRGSLSTGFRAPTLHQIYTQKSQYSFVPGQGIQVSGIINNVSPQARQLGIKPLDAEKSTNITVGIGAKPSKNFNFTIDYYNIKVEDRIVLGDKVETQFGTVAWFENSFDSRTSGLDVVANYSNIMLGTGKLGFNLSGNVTFQNERISPVKSGNFGQTLESLMFTSRPDTKWILGANYKIGKFDFSLNNTYFGKTTFNQDGLNANLKTEFIPKIVTDLGINFSATDKLTLALNVNNLLNILPEWKFVAENAAGTTLLNDPAQVKNQFNLITFNGRYANTTYDGSHFSQLGTMFNLSLNYKF; this comes from the coding sequence ATGAAAAAATTTGCATTATTATTATTCCTACTGAACGTCACGATTCTTTTTGCACAAAAAGAAATCTCTGGTGTCGTAAAAGACAATGCCGGTGCTGCATTACCAGGTGTTAACATTATCGAAAAAGGAACTAACAACGGTGTCTCAACTGATATCGACGGAGCTTACAAAATTAAAGTTAAAGAAGGGGCTACTTTAGTTTTTAGCTATGTAGGTTTCAATAAAGTAGAAAAAGCAGCTACAAGCGCTACAATAAACGTAGTATTAGCTGAAGAAGGCGGACAAAATCTTCAAGAAGTTGTAGTTACAGGAACAAGAACTGCTCCCAGAAGTAACACAACAACAGCACTTCCCATTGATGTGTTGTCTTCAAAAGATTTGACTTCAACAGGGCAAGCAACTTTTGACAAAGCCTTACAATACAAAATCCCGTCGTTTAACACAGTTCAAACACCTGTTAACGATGCAACTTCATTACTTGATCCTTATGAAATTAGAAATATGGGACCAAGCAGAACTTTAATCCTTATCAACGGGAAACGTAAAAACTTAAGTTCTTTACTATATGTACAAACGTCTCCAGGACGTGGTGAAACAGGAGCAGATATTTCTGCAATACCTACAGACGCAATCGAAAGAGTTGAAATCCTTCGTGATGGTGCATCTGCACAATACGGTTCTGATGCGATTGCAGGGGTAATGAATATTATCTTAAAAAAGAATACTAACGGTGGATCTGTTACTGTAAGAAGCGGAATTACTTCTGAAGGTGATGGAGAAATGATAGGTGTAAGTTTAAACAACGGTTCTACTGTAGGAGACAAAGGATTTGTAAACTATACTGTAGATTTCTCAAAAGTTAATTTATCTAACAGACCAGGCAAAGTTGATGCTGCAGGAGATGCAGGAGATTTTGGAGCTTCTCTTTCAGATGTTCAAGCTTTTCTTGCAAAAAAACCAGATGCAGGAAACATAAATGGCTCTCCTGAAACTGCTGCCGCTAAATTCTTAGTTAATGGTGGAAGCGAATTAAGCGAAACTTCTCAAATCTATTACAACGCAGCTTATGTTTACAAAAAAGTAAACTCATTTGCTAACTACAGAACCCCTTACTGGAGAACATTATCTGATTATCCTTTCTTAAAAGATTTCTTTGGAAATGGAACACCAACCTCTTATTTAGGTTATGTACCTACATTTACTGGAGATTTAAATGATTACAATGGTACATTAGGATACAAATCAACAAAAAATGATTGGAATACGGATGCAAGTATCACTGTAGGTGGAAATACACAAACTTATACCGTTGAGAACTCTTTCAACAGATCTGGTATTCAAGATGCTGATGGAAATAACGTTTACTTAGAAAACAGCCCAATCGCATTTAAACCAGGAGGAACTTCTTTCAACCATATTGTAGGTAACTTAGATATCTCTAAAGTATTATCAGAGAAAGTAAGTATTGGTTTTGGTTCAGAGATTAGAACAGAAACTTTTGAAGTTACTGAAGGAGACAAAGCTTCTTGGGATGGAATTGGAGCAGATTCATTTGCTGGTAACAGACCTGAAAATTCAGGAAAATGGAACCGTTATAATTTAGGTGCTTATTTTGATGTTGCATATGATGTTACTAAAGATTTCTTAGTAAACGGAACTGTACGTTACGAGGATTATAGCGATTTTGGAGGAGCTACAGTTTGGAAATTAAGTTCAAGATATAAATTTGCTGATGACAAAATTACAATAAGAGGTTCTCTTTCAACAGGATTCAGAGCACCAACATTGCACCAGATTTATACTCAAAAATCACAATACTCATTTGTACCTGGACAAGGAATTCAAGTAAGTGGTATTATAAACAATGTTTCTCCACAAGCTCGTCAATTGGGAATCAAACCATTAGATGCTGAAAAATCAACTAATATTACTGTAGGAATTGGAGCAAAACCAAGTAAAAACTTTAATTTCACAATCGATTATTACAACATTAAAGTTGAGGACAGAATTGTTTTAGGAGATAAAGTAGAAACTCAATTTGGTACAGTTGCCTGGTTTGAAAATTCATTTGACTCAAGAACATCCGGTTTAGATGTGGTTGCTAACTACAGTAACATCATGTTAGGAACAGGAAAATTAGGATTCAATTTATCAGGAAACGTTACTTTTCAAAATGAAAGAATCTCTCCTGTAAAAAGCGGTAATTTTGGACAAACACTAGAATCATTAATGTTTACTTCTAGACCCGACACTAAATGGATTTTAGGAGCTAATTACAAAATAGGAAAATTTGATTTCTCACTTAACAACACTTATTTTGGAAAAACTACATTTAATCAAGATGGTTTAAATGCTAATTTAAAAACAGAGTTTATTCCAAAAATCGTTACTGATTTAGGAATTAATTTCTCTGCTACAGACAAATTGACTTTAGCTCTGAATGTAAATAATTTATTAAATATTTTACCAGAATGGAAATTCGTAGCTGAAAATGCTGCTGGAACAACACTTTTAAATGATCCTGCACAAGTTAAAAATCAATTCAATTTGATTACTTTCAACGGTCGTTATGCAAATACTACTTATGATGGATCACACTTTAGTCAATTAGGAACTATGTTCAATTTATCTTTGAACTATAAATTCTAA
- a CDS encoding DUF6146 family protein, translating into MKNSIYILAIILVSLFSCKTPKPSFSKTDKTIPTQSDTVRIANDELKYEVVIIDPGFSTWLNSRAYPRDYYSQSYLESKNQLYISEWNSRVLQPQLYDPNLYEMQISYDSNINYGYEVNYLIYNYFIYFQNTYKQKLFGVVPPR; encoded by the coding sequence ATGAAAAATAGTATTTATATATTAGCAATTATTTTGGTTTCTCTTTTTAGTTGTAAAACTCCTAAACCTTCTTTTTCTAAAACTGATAAAACAATCCCGACGCAAAGTGACACCGTAAGAATTGCCAATGATGAACTTAAATACGAAGTAGTAATAATTGACCCCGGTTTTAGCACTTGGCTTAATTCAAGAGCCTACCCCAGAGACTATTATTCTCAAAGCTATTTAGAAAGCAAAAATCAATTATACATAAGCGAATGGAACAGCCGCGTTTTACAACCACAGCTCTACGATCCTAATCTATACGAAATGCAAATTAGTTATGATTCAAATATTAATTATGGATACGAAGTAAATTATCTAATTTATAATTACTTTATTTATTTTCAAAATACCTACAAACAAAAATTATTTGGTGTAGTTCCTCCAAGATAA
- a CDS encoding 4Fe-4S dicluster domain-containing protein: protein MAIIITDECINCGACEPECPNTAIYEGADDWRYKDGTKLKGKVILPDGTEVDSDEAQTPISDEVYYIVPGKCTECKGFHDEPQCAAVCPVDCCIPDDNHVETEETLLNRQSFLHNE, encoded by the coding sequence ATGGCAATTATAATAACAGATGAATGTATCAATTGTGGTGCTTGCGAACCAGAATGTCCAAATACAGCAATATATGAAGGAGCTGATGATTGGAGATATAAAGATGGAACAAAACTTAAAGGGAAAGTGATTTTACCTGATGGTACAGAAGTTGATTCTGATGAAGCGCAAACTCCTATTTCTGATGAAGTGTATTACATCGTTCCAGGAAAGTGTACCGAGTGTAAAGGTTTTCATGACGAACCACAATGTGCTGCGGTATGTCCTGTAGATTGTTGTATTCCTGATGATAATCACGTTGAGACCGAAGAAACATTACTAAATAGACAATCTTTTTTGCATAACGAATAG
- a CDS encoding class I SAM-dependent methyltransferase, with amino-acid sequence MTNLYDGKMAAIFDAMYQTFIDYDEEYQFYNHLIKENNCTSIMELGSGTGNLAKRFQQNNQEYIGMDYSHSMITIAKERNKSCTFIHGDMRQFELEKPVDSILITGRSTSYLITNDDVNSTFDSIHKNLNQDGIVIFDFIDANRFIPFVKENQVIIHKAEYDGILYYRNSNWKTTLSDNFMLEWTAQYYTLRNNDKEIIADDFSTLRVFTLNEIQLFLYLNNFEIIKTIDRKTYAYDTYVIVAKKKS; translated from the coding sequence ATGACAAATCTTTATGACGGAAAAATGGCCGCAATTTTTGATGCCATGTACCAAACCTTCATTGATTATGATGAAGAATACCAATTCTACAACCATTTAATTAAAGAAAATAACTGCACATCCATAATGGAACTTGGCAGTGGCACCGGTAATCTTGCTAAAAGATTTCAGCAAAACAATCAAGAATATATTGGCATGGATTATAGCCATAGCATGATTACAATTGCCAAAGAAAGAAATAAGAGCTGTACTTTCATTCATGGAGACATGAGGCAATTCGAATTGGAAAAACCAGTCGATTCAATACTGATTACAGGTCGTTCCACTAGCTATTTAATAACAAATGACGATGTAAACAGTACTTTTGATTCTATTCATAAAAACCTCAATCAAGATGGAATTGTTATTTTTGATTTTATAGACGCCAATAGGTTTATTCCGTTTGTAAAAGAAAATCAAGTTATAATTCACAAAGCGGAATATGATGGAATACTGTATTATAGAAACAGCAACTGGAAAACAACTCTTTCAGATAATTTCATGTTAGAGTGGACTGCACAATATTACACCTTAAGAAATAATGACAAAGAAATAATTGCCGACGATTTTTCTACATTACGAGTATTTACCTTAAATGAAATACAATTATTTTTATATTTAAATAATTTTGAAATCATTAAAACAATCGACAGAAAAACATATGCTTATGATACTTATGTAATTGTTGCCAAAAAAAAATCCTGA
- the ychF gene encoding redox-regulated ATPase YchF — translation MKAGIVGLPNVGKSTLFNCLSNAKAQSANFPFCTIEPNIGVVNVPDPRIEKLEELVKPERVQMATVDIVDIAGLVKGASKGEGLGNQFLGNIRECNAIIHVLRCFDNDNIVHVDGNVNPIRDKETIDIELQLKDLENVEKRLEKVNRAAKTGNKEAQTEKALLDRIRETLLQAKSARTVTPQNNDEEVLMEGFQLITAKPVLYVCNVDENSAVSGNKYVDQVRELVKDEDAEVIILSVGAEADITELESYEERQVFLEDMGLTEPGASVLIRAAYKLLKQQTYFTAGVKEVRAWTINIGSTAPQAAGVIHTDFEKGFIRAEVIAYEDFVQYGSEAKCKEAGKFKVEGKEYIVKDGDVMHFRFNV, via the coding sequence ATGAAAGCAGGAATTGTAGGATTACCTAATGTTGGAAAATCAACATTATTCAATTGTTTATCTAATGCAAAAGCACAAAGTGCTAACTTTCCTTTTTGTACTATTGAACCGAATATAGGGGTTGTAAATGTACCAGATCCAAGAATTGAAAAATTGGAAGAATTGGTAAAACCAGAACGCGTACAAATGGCAACTGTTGATATCGTTGATATTGCAGGATTAGTAAAAGGGGCTAGTAAAGGGGAAGGATTAGGAAATCAATTTCTTGGAAATATAAGAGAATGTAATGCCATTATTCATGTTTTACGTTGTTTTGACAATGATAATATTGTTCACGTTGACGGGAATGTAAATCCAATACGTGATAAAGAAACGATTGATATCGAATTGCAGTTGAAAGATTTAGAAAACGTTGAAAAACGTTTGGAAAAAGTAAATCGTGCTGCTAAAACAGGAAATAAAGAAGCACAAACCGAAAAAGCGCTTTTAGACAGAATTAGAGAAACTTTGCTTCAAGCAAAATCTGCCAGAACTGTAACTCCACAAAACAATGATGAAGAAGTCTTAATGGAAGGTTTTCAATTGATTACTGCAAAACCAGTTTTATATGTTTGTAATGTAGATGAAAATTCAGCAGTTAGCGGAAATAAATATGTAGATCAGGTTCGGGAATTAGTTAAAGATGAAGATGCAGAGGTAATTATTCTTTCTGTAGGTGCGGAAGCTGATATTACTGAATTAGAAAGCTATGAAGAGCGTCAGGTTTTCCTAGAAGATATGGGATTGACTGAGCCTGGAGCTTCGGTATTGATTCGTGCGGCATATAAATTATTGAAACAACAAACGTATTTTACTGCGGGAGTGAAAGAAGTTCGTGCCTGGACTATAAATATTGGTTCAACCGCTCCACAAGCAGCAGGAGTGATTCATACTGATTTCGAAAAAGGATTTATACGTGCCGAAGTTATTGCTTATGAAGATTTCGTTCAATACGGATCAGAGGCTAAGTGTAAAGAAGCAGGGAAATTCAAAGTAGAAGGAAAAGAATATATCGTTAAAGATGGTGATGTGATGCATTTCCGTTTTAATGTCTAA
- a CDS encoding D-2-hydroxyacid dehydrogenase, with the protein MKVLANDGISKSGILALEKGGFEVITTKVAQEQVANFVNENNVSVVLVRSATKVRKDIIDACPGLKIIGRGGVGMDNIDVDYAKSKGIHVINTPASSSESVAELVFAHLFSGVRFLHDSNRNMPLEGDTNFEGLKKAYANGIELRGKTLGVVGIGRIGQATAKMALGLGMKVIAADMFIPQVDVKVEFFDGQSITTTIVSQSLESLFKEADFITLHVPAQDGYIINEAALAIMKDGVGIVNCARGGVIDEVALVKALDSGKVLFAGLDVFENEPTPEMTILMNHKISMTPHIGAATGEAQDRIGTELASQIISILG; encoded by the coding sequence ATGAAAGTATTAGCCAATGACGGAATTTCTAAAAGTGGAATTCTAGCTTTAGAAAAAGGTGGATTTGAAGTTATAACTACAAAAGTAGCGCAAGAACAAGTGGCTAATTTTGTAAATGAAAACAATGTAAGCGTTGTTTTGGTGCGTAGTGCTACCAAAGTTCGTAAAGACATTATTGACGCTTGCCCAGGATTAAAAATTATTGGTCGTGGTGGTGTAGGTATGGATAATATTGATGTGGACTATGCTAAAAGCAAAGGAATTCACGTAATCAATACTCCAGCTTCTTCATCAGAATCAGTTGCAGAATTAGTTTTTGCACATTTATTTTCTGGTGTACGTTTTTTACATGATTCTAACAGAAATATGCCTCTTGAAGGAGATACAAACTTTGAAGGTTTGAAAAAAGCATATGCAAACGGAATCGAATTAAGAGGAAAAACTCTTGGTGTTGTAGGAATTGGACGTATTGGTCAAGCTACTGCTAAAATGGCATTAGGTTTAGGCATGAAAGTGATTGCTGCTGATATGTTTATCCCACAAGTTGATGTAAAAGTTGAATTTTTTGACGGTCAATCAATCACAACAACTATCGTTTCTCAATCATTGGAATCTTTATTCAAAGAAGCTGATTTCATAACATTACACGTTCCTGCTCAAGATGGCTACATCATTAATGAGGCAGCATTAGCAATAATGAAAGACGGAGTAGGTATTGTAAACTGTGCTCGTGGAGGTGTTATTGATGAAGTTGCATTAGTAAAAGCATTAGACAGCGGAAAAGTATTGTTTGCTGGATTAGATGTTTTTGAAAACGAACCAACTCCAGAAATGACTATTTTGATGAATCATAAAATCTCAATGACTCCTCATATTGGAGCTGCAACAGGAGAAGCACAAGATAGAATTGGTACTGAATTAGCTTCACAAATTATCAGTATATTAGGCTAG
- a CDS encoding DUF937 domain-containing protein yields MFEQLTQLAQQFGVESVVKNNAIPNEHNEAVMTEASSSIFSGLQKIVSEGGADQLAGLFQGNNAQDSSNPVVQKLTEQLTGSLGEKFGINNETASSVAGSLIPQILGSLVNKAKNPNDSSFQISDIIEAISGNSGQNAGIMDAITKYGGQFGLDQNADGKVDISDAMSAVTQKGGGLGSILGKLFGK; encoded by the coding sequence ATGTTTGAACAATTAACACAATTAGCACAACAGTTTGGTGTCGAATCCGTTGTTAAAAATAACGCTATTCCAAACGAGCATAATGAAGCTGTAATGACTGAAGCCAGCAGTTCTATTTTTTCCGGATTACAAAAAATAGTTTCAGAAGGTGGAGCTGACCAGCTTGCAGGTTTATTTCAAGGAAACAACGCGCAAGACAGTTCAAATCCTGTGGTTCAAAAATTAACAGAGCAACTTACTGGAAGTCTGGGAGAAAAATTTGGTATAAATAATGAAACTGCCTCTAGTGTAGCGGGAAGCTTAATTCCTCAAATTTTAGGTTCGTTAGTCAATAAAGCCAAAAATCCAAATGATTCCAGTTTTCAAATTTCTGATATTATTGAAGCTATTTCTGGTAATAGCGGACAAAATGCTGGGATTATGGATGCTATTACAAAATATGGTGGTCAATTTGGCTTAGACCAAAATGCAGACGGTAAAGTAGATATAAGTGATGCTATGTCAGCAGTAACCCAAAAAGGTGGCGGACTAGGAAGCATACTTGGTAAGCTCTTTGGAAAATAA
- a CDS encoding acyl-CoA reductase: protein MLQNEKKRSFIELGKFLSQFSENNTSKNSTVLHNDVFFDDFIALIKLSQSHNGWYTPEQVYFSIQSWAEALTEENLNQWLSTYDFQINTPKNIALILAGNIPLVGFHDFLSVLITGHNVLVKTSSNDQHLLPFLAKYIIAVDSDLANKITFVEGKLENFDAVIATGSNNTARYFEYYFKDKPSIIRKSRNSIAVLNGNETKEQLSALGEDIFRYFGLGCRNVSKIFVPKGYIFDGFFEAIFEYQDVIHYEKYANNYDYNKAVFLMSNFKLLDNGFLTIKEDKSHASPISSVFYEFYDDITDLQIRLQSESEQIQCIVSDNIIENSIDFGQTQKPKLWNYADNVDTISFLLTI, encoded by the coding sequence ATGTTACAAAACGAAAAAAAACGAAGTTTTATCGAATTAGGAAAGTTTTTAAGTCAATTTTCAGAAAATAATACTTCTAAGAATTCAACTGTTTTACATAACGATGTATTTTTTGATGATTTTATCGCGTTGATAAAATTATCACAATCTCATAATGGATGGTATACGCCTGAACAAGTTTATTTTTCTATTCAATCTTGGGCTGAAGCACTAACAGAAGAAAATTTAAATCAATGGCTTTCTACCTATGATTTTCAAATAAACACACCTAAAAACATTGCATTAATTCTTGCCGGAAATATACCGCTGGTTGGGTTTCATGATTTTTTGTCGGTATTAATAACAGGACATAATGTACTAGTAAAAACATCCTCGAATGACCAACATTTATTGCCTTTTTTAGCTAAATATATTATAGCCGTTGACTCTGATCTGGCTAATAAAATCACTTTTGTAGAAGGTAAATTAGAAAATTTTGATGCCGTAATAGCAACTGGAAGCAATAATACAGCCCGTTATTTTGAATATTACTTTAAAGACAAACCTTCCATAATACGAAAAAGTAGGAATTCAATTGCTGTTTTGAATGGAAATGAAACTAAAGAACAATTAAGCGCTTTAGGTGAAGATATATTCCGATATTTCGGCTTAGGTTGTCGTAATGTTTCTAAAATTTTTGTCCCAAAAGGATATATTTTTGATGGTTTTTTTGAAGCTATATTTGAGTATCAAGACGTTATCCATTACGAAAAATACGCTAACAATTATGATTACAATAAAGCCGTTTTCCTGATGAGTAATTTTAAATTATTGGATAATGGATTCTTGACCATAAAAGAAGATAAAAGTCATGCCTCCCCAATTTCTAGTGTGTTTTATGAATTTTACGATGATATCACTGATTTACAAATACGATTACAATCTGAAAGTGAGCAAATTCAGTGTATTGTAAGTGATAACATTATAGAAAACAGCATTGATTTTGGACAAACCCAAAAACCTAAATTATGGAATTACGCAGATAACGTGGATACTATTTCGTTTTTGTTAACAATATAG
- the serC gene encoding 3-phosphoserine/phosphohydroxythreonine transaminase, producing MKKHNYSAGPCILPQEVFEKSAQAILNFNNSGLSILEISHRSKDFVAVMDEARALVIELLGLEGKGYQALFLAGGASLEFIMAPYNLMKEGGKSAYLDSGTWASAAIKEAKLFGDTVIVASSKEENYNHIPKGYTVPSDADYFHCTSNNTIFGTQMKEFPSLDMPIVCDMSSDIFSRELDFSKFDLIYAGAQKNMGPAGTTLVVVKEEILGKNGRIIPSMLDYAKHIKAESMYNTPPVFPVYASLLTLQWLKNLGGVAAIEKINNAKAALLYGEIDRNPLFKGAAAVEDRSNMNATFLLNDAAHAETFDAMWKAAGISGLPGHRSVGGYRASMYNALPLESVQVLVDVMAALEAKV from the coding sequence ATGAAAAAACACAACTACAGCGCAGGACCTTGTATTTTACCACAAGAAGTTTTTGAAAAATCAGCTCAAGCTATTTTAAATTTCAACAATTCTGGTTTATCCATTTTAGAAATTTCGCACAGAAGCAAAGACTTCGTTGCCGTTATGGATGAAGCAAGAGCTCTTGTTATTGAACTTTTAGGCCTTGAAGGCAAAGGATATCAAGCTTTATTTCTTGCTGGCGGAGCTAGTTTAGAATTTATTATGGCTCCTTATAACTTGATGAAAGAAGGTGGAAAATCTGCTTATCTTGATTCAGGAACATGGGCATCAGCAGCTATAAAAGAAGCAAAACTTTTTGGTGATACTGTTATTGTCGCTTCATCAAAAGAAGAAAATTACAATCATATTCCAAAAGGATACACAGTACCTTCAGATGCTGATTATTTCCACTGCACAAGTAACAATACTATTTTTGGTACACAAATGAAGGAATTCCCGTCACTTGATATGCCAATTGTATGTGATATGAGTTCTGATATATTTTCAAGAGAATTAGATTTTTCTAAATTTGATTTGATTTATGCAGGAGCTCAAAAAAATATGGGTCCGGCAGGAACTACTTTGGTTGTTGTGAAAGAGGAAATTTTAGGTAAAAATGGCAGAATAATCCCAAGCATGTTGGATTACGCTAAACATATCAAAGCAGAAAGTATGTATAATACGCCACCTGTTTTCCCTGTTTACGCATCTTTATTAACTTTGCAATGGTTGAAAAACCTTGGAGGTGTGGCTGCAATTGAAAAAATAAATAATGCTAAAGCAGCATTACTTTATGGAGAAATTGACAGAAACCCATTATTCAAAGGAGCTGCAGCTGTTGAAGATCGTTCTAACATGAATGCTACTTTCTTATTGAATGATGCTGCTCATGCAGAAACATTTGATGCAATGTGGAAAGCGGCAGGAATATCTGGTTTACCAGGACACCGTTCAGTAGGTGGTTACAGAGCTTCTATGTACAATGCGCTTCCGTTAGAAAGCGTTCAGGTATTAGTAGATGTAATGGCAGCATTGGAAGCTAAAGTTTAG
- a CDS encoding NADPH-dependent FMN reductase, which produces MKIIAFGGSPSKNSINKKLATYAANLFENSQVEVLDLNDFQMPIFTVDIEKEIGQHALAKAFLAKIATADILVVSLAENNANYSAAFKNVFDWCSRITGEVFQKKPMLLMATSPGGRGGASVLEIAKNAFPRYGAVIKATFSLPSFDANFDVEKGEISNPELDTQLREIIKGI; this is translated from the coding sequence ATGAAAATAATCGCTTTTGGCGGTAGCCCCAGCAAAAACTCAATTAATAAAAAATTAGCAACTTACGCAGCAAATCTTTTTGAAAATTCCCAAGTAGAAGTGTTGGATTTAAATGATTTTCAAATGCCAATATTTACCGTAGATATCGAAAAAGAAATCGGTCAGCACGCACTTGCCAAAGCATTCTTGGCTAAAATTGCCACTGCTGATATTTTGGTAGTTTCCCTTGCTGAAAATAATGCAAATTATTCAGCAGCTTTCAAAAATGTATTTGATTGGTGTTCCAGGATTACTGGAGAAGTTTTTCAGAAGAAACCAATGCTGCTTATGGCTACTTCACCAGGTGGCAGAGGTGGGGCGTCAGTATTAGAAATTGCAAAAAATGCCTTTCCTCGTTATGGTGCAGTTATAAAAGCAACATTTTCCTTGCCTAGCTTTGATGCTAATTTTGATGTAGAAAAAGGGGAAATTTCAAATCCCGAATTAGATACACAACTTAGGGAGATTATAAAAGGAATTTAA